TCGGCCTCGGCCGCGCCCTGGGCGAGACGATGGCGGTCGCCTTCGTGATCGGCAACAGCGTGCGCCTGTCGCCGTCGCTGCTGGAACCGGGCACCACCATCGCCGCGCTGATCGCCAACGATTTCGGCGAAGCCACTGAAACCTACCGCTCGGCCCTGCTGCTGCTCGGCTTTGTCCTGTTCATCGTCACCTTCGTGGTGCTGGCCATCGCCCGCCTGATGCTGATGCGCCTGTCCCGCAAGGAGGGCAACTGATGTCCACCACCGCTGATTCGTTGTACCTGCGCCGCCGCATCGGCAATGTCGTTGCGATCACCGCCTCCTGCGCCACAGCGCTGTTCGGCCTGTTCTTCCTGGGCTGGATCCTGTTCACCCTGGCCTCGAAGGGCCTGGCCGGCATCAACTGGGATCTTTTCACCAAGATGACGCCGCCGCCGATGCAGGAAGGCGGCCTCGCCAACGCCTTCTTCGGCAGCGCGGTGATGTGTGCGCTGGCGATCGGCATCGGCACCCCGCTGGGCGTGCTGGCCGGCACCTGGCTGGCCGAGTACGGCAACGCCCGCAAGGCCGGCACCGTGGTCCGCTTCGTCAACGACATCCTGCTGTCGGCACCGTCGATCGTGCTCGGCCTGTTCGTCTACACCCTGTACGTGATGCAGACCGGCGGCAACTTCTCGGCGTTCGCCGGTGCCCTGTCGCTGGCCTTCATCGTGCTGCCGGTGGTGGTGCGCACCACCGACGAAATGCTGCGCCTGGTGCCCTCGCAGATGCGCGAAGCGGCGTTGTCGCTCGGCATTCCGCAGTGGAAGGTGATCGTGCAGGTTCTGTACCGCAGTGCATCAGCCGGCATCATCACCGGCATTCTGCTGGCGCTGGCGCGCATCTCCGGCGAAACCGCCCCGCTGCTGTTCACCGCCTTCGGCAACCAGTACTGGAACAACAACATCTTCCAGCCGATGGCCTCGGTGCCGGTGGTGATGAACCAGTTCGCCGGCAGCCCGTATGAATCCTGGCAGGTTCTGGCCTGGGCCGGTGCCCTGGTGCTGACTGTCTTCGTGTTGCTGGTCAGCCTTGCCGCCCGCGGCATCCTGCTGCGCAACCGTATCTCCCATGACTGACCTTTCCGTGGATAACGCCATGAACGACCTTTCCAACGCCGTGCCGATGCAGCGCATCGCCGTGCCGTCCTCGCACGAGAGCCTGCACACGCCGTCGCCGGTGAAGCTGGCTGCGCGTGGACTGGACTTCTACTACGACAAGTTCCACGCCCTGAAGGGCATCAACCTGGAGATTCCGGAAAAGCGCGTGACCGCGCTGATCGGTCCCTCCGGTTGCGGCAAGTCCACGCTGCTGCGCATCTTCAACCGCATCTACGCGCTGTACCCGAAGCTGGAAGCGCGCGGTGAAGTGCTGCTGGACGGCGAGAACATCCTGTCGCCGAAGTACCCGATGAACCGCCTGCGCAGCAAGGTCGGCATGGTGTTCCAGAAGCCGGTGCCGTTCCCGATGACCATCTTCGAGAACGTGGCCTACGGCATCCGCCACCACGAGAAGCTGAGCAAGGCCGACATGGCCGACCGCGTCGAGCAGGCGCTGCGCCAGGGCGCGCTGTGGGACGAAGTGAAGGACAAGCTGGGGCAGAGCGCGCTGGGCCTGTCCGGTGGCCAGCAGCAGCGCCTGTGCATCGCCCGTGCCGTGGCCCTGCGCCCGTCGGTGCTGCTGCTGGACGAGCCGACCTCGGCGCTGGACCCGATCTCGACCAGCCGCATCGAGCAGCTGGTGGAAGAGCTCAAGCACGAGTACACCATCGTCATCGTCACCCACAACATGCAGCAGGCCGCGCGCGTGTCCGACTACACCGCCTTCATGTACCTGGGTGACCTGATCGAGCACGACCGCACCGAAGTGATCTTCTCGCAGCCGTCGCAGCGGCAGACCGAGGACTACATCACCGGTCGCTTCGGCTGATCGACGCTGTTCCTTCGACATATGTCCCAGCCAGGCATGGCCTGGCTCTACCCGGATTGCAGACCATGAATCTTCCCAACGACCACATCGTCAAGAGCTACGACGAAGAGCAGCAGCGCCTGGTGGCCGAAATCGTGCGCATGGGCGAAATGGCCGTCGCCCAGCTCGAAGCGGCGATGGACGTGATCGAAAAGCGCGACGAGAACGCTGCCCATCGCATCATTGCCAATGATGAAGCGATCGACGCGCTGGAACAGCAGATCAGCCACGACGTGATGCGTCTGGCGCTGCGTGGGCCGATGGCGCGTGACCTGCGCGAGATCCTCGCAGGCCTGCGCATCCCGGCGGACATCGAGCGCATCGGCGACTACGCGGCCAACGTGGCCAAGCGCTCGATCGCGCTGGGCAAGGTGCCGCCGCTGCCGCAGATCCAGGGCCTGCGTGCGCTCGGCCGCCTGGCCGCGCAGCAGGTGCGCCGTGCCATCGCCGCCTACCGCGACAACGACGCCGACGCTGCACTGGAACTGCGCGAAGACGACGCGCGCCTGGACGCGCAGTACACCGCGC
This genomic window from Stenotrophomonas maltophilia contains:
- the pstA gene encoding phosphate ABC transporter permease PstA → MSTTADSLYLRRRIGNVVAITASCATALFGLFFLGWILFTLASKGLAGINWDLFTKMTPPPMQEGGLANAFFGSAVMCALAIGIGTPLGVLAGTWLAEYGNARKAGTVVRFVNDILLSAPSIVLGLFVYTLYVMQTGGNFSAFAGALSLAFIVLPVVVRTTDEMLRLVPSQMREAALSLGIPQWKVIVQVLYRSASAGIITGILLALARISGETAPLLFTAFGNQYWNNNIFQPMASVPVVMNQFAGSPYESWQVLAWAGALVLTVFVLLVSLAARGILLRNRISHD
- the pstB gene encoding phosphate ABC transporter ATP-binding protein PstB, which encodes MNDLSNAVPMQRIAVPSSHESLHTPSPVKLAARGLDFYYDKFHALKGINLEIPEKRVTALIGPSGCGKSTLLRIFNRIYALYPKLEARGEVLLDGENILSPKYPMNRLRSKVGMVFQKPVPFPMTIFENVAYGIRHHEKLSKADMADRVEQALRQGALWDEVKDKLGQSALGLSGGQQQRLCIARAVALRPSVLLLDEPTSALDPISTSRIEQLVEELKHEYTIVIVTHNMQQAARVSDYTAFMYLGDLIEHDRTEVIFSQPSQRQTEDYITGRFG
- the phoU gene encoding phosphate signaling complex protein PhoU → MNLPNDHIVKSYDEEQQRLVAEIVRMGEMAVAQLEAAMDVIEKRDENAAHRIIANDEAIDALEQQISHDVMRLALRGPMARDLREILAGLRIPADIERIGDYAANVAKRSIALGKVPPLPQIQGLRALGRLAAQQVRRAIAAYRDNDADAALELREDDARLDAQYTALFRELLTYMMEDPRNITPCTHLLFMAKNLERVGDHATNIAENVWFLVHGEQPLPPREKRDETSSTGQI